In one Bacillus sp. Marseille-P3661 genomic region, the following are encoded:
- a CDS encoding GerAB/ArcD/ProY family transporter, whose product MRVQITNGMFMALIINMVYAKAIGLTQGTMAREVNNDIWISTIMGGIQGAILMLLVVVIINRMPEGDLIKQGEKLIGTWFSKFLGLMFFVFFTAAFITVMATFVYHLKDYFLHEAPTWIFVVVAIVVGGYAVFFGVEVIARMALIGVFSVLSLNILLLLGAIGNFDIRELLPVFDSGVIRTAWASRHFTADWTMTTMMAAIILPLVKDVKTWPRSGTVGVLYGLGFVVMWPIVEVGVLSAEVTAQYIVSCMQMARSAEIGIYIHRYEMIMVAFFALSILTQIMMSLYCASISLQRVFNLQDYRVLVIPVCLVFGGISYWYVSDHARAIGFIEREWVGIGLAIAIGVPLFMWLIGFVFKDKLQKIKAETKAHPGDY is encoded by the coding sequence ATGAGAGTTCAAATTACTAATGGAATGTTTATGGCTTTAATCATTAATATGGTCTATGCAAAGGCTATTGGATTAACTCAAGGAACGATGGCACGAGAAGTGAATAATGATATTTGGATCTCAACTATAATGGGTGGGATCCAGGGTGCAATTTTAATGTTGCTGGTAGTTGTGATTATTAATCGAATGCCTGAAGGAGATTTAATAAAACAAGGTGAGAAACTAATCGGAACATGGTTCAGCAAGTTTCTTGGCTTAATGTTTTTTGTCTTCTTTACAGCTGCGTTTATAACAGTTATGGCTACGTTTGTTTATCATTTAAAGGACTATTTTCTACATGAAGCGCCAACATGGATTTTTGTAGTGGTTGCGATTGTCGTTGGTGGATATGCAGTTTTTTTCGGTGTGGAAGTTATCGCTCGGATGGCACTAATTGGAGTTTTTTCGGTTCTTAGTCTTAATATTCTGTTATTGTTAGGGGCTATAGGGAATTTTGATATCCGTGAATTACTTCCTGTTTTTGATTCAGGTGTGATTAGAACTGCTTGGGCTAGTCGACATTTTACCGCTGATTGGACGATGACAACGATGATGGCTGCGATTATATTACCGCTTGTTAAAGACGTTAAAACATGGCCTAGGTCTGGGACGGTTGGCGTACTATATGGACTTGGTTTTGTGGTTATGTGGCCTATAGTTGAAGTAGGTGTTTTATCTGCTGAAGTCACTGCACAATATATTGTATCCTGTATGCAAATGGCTAGAAGCGCTGAGATAGGTATTTATATACATCGCTATGAAATGATAATGGTGGCTTTTTTTGCATTATCAATTCTAACTCAAATTATGATGAGTCTTTACTGCGCATCTATTTCATTGCAAAGGGTTTTCAATCTACAAGATTATCGTGTGCTAGTGATTCCGGTGTGTTTAGTATTTGGTGGGATAAGTTACTGGTATGTATCAGATCATGCTCGGGCAATTGGGTTTATTGAACGTGAATGGGTGGGGATTGGCTTAGCAATAGCCATTGGAGTTCCATTGTTTATGTGGTTAATTGGCTTTGTTTTTAAAGATAAATTACAAAAAATTAAAGCTGAAACAAAGGCGCATCCGGGGGATTATTAA
- a CDS encoding Ger(x)C family spore germination protein: protein MKMRVVISVLLLLLILTGCTGKREINDLALVMAVGIDKPKEESGDKVELSIEVARAADARGQTGAPAGNTGDPIWSVSATGETLFETIRNLSNVSTRRVFWAHNFIIVVNEEVAKEGIADILDFFTRNPELRMRTWIVITPDKAKDIISTMTGLEVIPGEALDKLFRYTTVSSVAPQSELLDVQRAYLSETTQPVIARMELINRGISNKKAGQAGSHEQVQLKGAGVFKDDKLIGTLNSDETRGLLPFIEDARGGVLPISCPEDPNKMTSVEVFYQRFALNPKYEGGQPSFTVNLDAYLHLTEAGCPISIKDEKVIKELEKETEEKIKSDIEKVLHKAQGEYKVDFLEMGRVFKNKFPAEWKALKDNWESTFPNVKVDITVNANIKSGVLLYEPTRSGKD from the coding sequence ATGAAAATGCGCGTGGTTATTTCCGTTCTTCTTCTCCTCTTAATTCTTACTGGTTGTACAGGTAAAAGAGAAATTAATGATTTAGCACTAGTGATGGCTGTTGGTATAGATAAGCCAAAGGAAGAGAGTGGTGATAAAGTAGAATTATCAATTGAGGTTGCCCGTGCTGCCGATGCAAGAGGACAAACAGGAGCTCCTGCGGGTAATACAGGTGATCCTATTTGGTCCGTTTCAGCAACCGGTGAAACTTTGTTTGAAACGATCCGAAATTTATCAAACGTTTCAACACGGCGCGTGTTTTGGGCACACAATTTTATAATTGTTGTGAATGAAGAGGTAGCTAAAGAAGGAATAGCAGATATATTAGATTTCTTTACAAGGAATCCAGAATTAAGAATGAGAACGTGGATAGTCATAACTCCTGATAAAGCAAAGGATATTATCTCAACCATGACAGGATTAGAGGTAATTCCAGGTGAAGCATTAGATAAGCTATTCCGTTATACAACTGTCTCAAGTGTTGCACCGCAGTCGGAGCTATTGGATGTTCAACGAGCTTATTTAAGTGAAACCACTCAGCCTGTTATTGCTAGAATGGAGCTGATTAATAGAGGGATTTCAAATAAAAAAGCTGGGCAAGCGGGCTCACATGAACAAGTACAACTTAAAGGGGCCGGTGTATTCAAAGACGATAAACTAATTGGAACATTAAATAGTGATGAAACCAGAGGTCTGCTACCCTTCATTGAAGATGCTAGAGGGGGGGTTCTTCCAATTTCATGTCCTGAGGATCCTAATAAAATGACATCTGTTGAGGTTTTTTACCAAAGATTTGCACTAAACCCTAAATATGAAGGTGGTCAACCTTCATTTACGGTAAACTTAGATGCTTACCTTCACCTTACCGAAGCGGGTTGTCCTATTTCTATAAAGGATGAAAAAGTAATCAAAGAGTTAGAAAAAGAAACAGAAGAAAAGATAAAATCCGATATTGAAAAGGTGTTACATAAAGCCCAGGGCGAATATAAAGTAGATTTTCTTGAAATGGGTCGAGTGTTTAAAAACAAATTTCCTGCAGAGTGGAAAGCGTTAAAGGATAATTGGGAATCTACGTTTCCAAATGTGAAAGTGGATATAACAGTGAATGCAAATATTAAGAGTGGTGTTTTATTGTACGAACCTACTCGATCAGGAAAAGATTGA
- a CDS encoding spore germination protein has protein sequence MKNTSIEEKLKSQFSERIDQNVSTIKDILGDSVDLVKREFYFHEQNDVKGVCFYTDGLANTQEIEDVIETFVYKTRELILNSDVGAIRENVIQNIIEHVLLKTSVKPIKKVQKAIDGILSGDSIFLIDGCSEAIALSSRGWDTRGVSEPATEQVVRGPRDGLTENIRSNTALVRRRIRDPLLRIESLVIGEKTKTDINIAYIKGTAKEELVEEVKNRLNKIKIDGVLDSGYIEELIGDAAYSPFPTMNTTERPDKVAAEILEGKIAIFVDNTPFVLTAPAYFWEYLQASDDYYSKFYTATFYRIVRYIAFVISLTMPSIYVMLASFHQEMIPTMLALTIASGREIVPYPVLVEAIIMEVAFELMREAGLRMPKPVGQAVSIVGSLIIGQAAVQAGLVSPFMVIIVATTGIASFAIPNYSASFSIRLIRFPLLIASGTMGLLGFAAAFSILAIHAITLRSFGEPYLAPATPFKPSDQKDMVIRYPWWSMRSLPQLAKGHEYRIDDHQVPDPPDKGIDKDKLGEGGKTAKKQKKQKETYKKRDKGTIEEESTQSEDKSKEENNSYIQEDNGTEKENSGKQTIDKTEAEDSGSHLENEIKEENNKAQIDENTKRANDTVEPIENDHEAHNQIVQQENIPPKSDKLIPKGKVNNQSKNNKDVKKKSFKKPKKLKGGGNE, from the coding sequence ATGAAAAATACATCGATAGAAGAGAAACTTAAGAGTCAATTTTCGGAACGGATTGATCAGAATGTGTCTACAATAAAAGACATATTAGGAGATAGTGTAGATTTAGTAAAAAGAGAGTTTTATTTTCATGAACAAAATGATGTAAAAGGTGTTTGTTTTTATACTGATGGTCTTGCAAATACACAAGAAATTGAAGATGTTATTGAAACCTTTGTATATAAGACAAGGGAATTAATATTAAATAGTGATGTTGGTGCAATACGGGAGAATGTAATTCAGAATATTATTGAACATGTATTATTAAAGACGTCTGTTAAGCCAATTAAAAAAGTTCAGAAGGCTATAGATGGTATTCTCTCAGGTGATTCAATTTTCCTTATAGATGGATGCTCGGAAGCAATCGCACTATCTTCAAGGGGGTGGGATACTCGAGGAGTTAGTGAACCAGCTACTGAACAAGTTGTTCGGGGGCCAAGGGATGGGTTAACGGAAAATATTCGTTCGAATACTGCATTGGTACGTCGTAGAATACGGGACCCATTACTAAGAATTGAAAGTTTAGTTATTGGTGAAAAGACGAAGACAGATATTAATATTGCATACATAAAAGGTACAGCTAAAGAAGAACTTGTCGAGGAAGTAAAAAATCGTCTAAACAAAATTAAGATCGATGGGGTTTTAGACAGTGGCTATATTGAAGAATTAATTGGAGATGCGGCGTATTCTCCCTTTCCAACTATGAATACGACGGAACGGCCTGATAAGGTAGCAGCAGAAATTTTAGAAGGGAAAATTGCCATATTTGTTGATAATACTCCGTTTGTTCTTACAGCGCCAGCTTACTTTTGGGAGTATTTGCAAGCGAGTGACGATTATTATTCTAAATTTTATACGGCTACTTTTTATCGGATTGTTAGATATATCGCTTTTGTAATAAGTTTAACTATGCCATCGATATATGTAATGCTAGCAAGCTTTCATCAGGAAATGATCCCCACGATGTTAGCTTTAACTATTGCATCAGGACGGGAGATTGTACCTTATCCTGTATTGGTGGAAGCCATCATTATGGAAGTCGCCTTTGAGTTAATGAGAGAAGCAGGACTTCGAATGCCTAAACCAGTAGGACAAGCAGTAAGTATCGTTGGTTCGCTTATTATCGGGCAAGCAGCTGTACAAGCAGGTTTAGTTTCTCCATTTATGGTTATTATCGTAGCGACAACGGGTATTGCTTCATTTGCTATACCGAACTATTCAGCGTCCTTTTCAATCCGGCTTATACGGTTTCCGCTTCTAATTGCTTCTGGAACAATGGGTTTGTTAGGCTTTGCTGCTGCATTTTCTATATTAGCTATTCATGCAATTACATTACGCTCATTTGGAGAACCGTATTTAGCTCCAGCGACACCTTTCAAGCCGTCGGATCAAAAAGATATGGTTATCCGGTATCCGTGGTGGAGTATGAGAAGTTTACCACAATTAGCAAAGGGTCATGAATATCGAATAGATGATCATCAAGTCCCAGATCCACCTGATAAAGGCATAGACAAAGATAAACTAGGTGAAGGGGGCAAAACTGCAAAAAAACAGAAAAAACAGAAAGAAACTTATAAAAAGAGGGATAAAGGCACTATAGAGGAAGAATCAACTCAATCGGAAGATAAGTCTAAGGAGGAAAACAACAGCTACATCCAAGAAGATAATGGAACCGAAAAAGAAAACTCCGGAAAACAAACGATCGATAAAACCGAAGCAGAAGACTCCGGAAGTCACCTAGAGAATGAAATAAAAGAAGAGAACAACAAAGCCCAAATCGATGAGAATACTAAACGAGCAAATGATACTGTTGAACCAATAGAAAATGATCATGAAGCACATAATCAAATTGTTCAACAAGAGAACATTCCTCCAAAGAGTGACAAACTGATTCCAAAGGGAAAGGTAAATAACCAAAGTAAAAATAATAAGGATGTTAAGAAAAAGTCTTTTAAAAAACCAAAGAAATTGAAAGGGGGGGGAAATGAATGA
- a CDS encoding DUF5370 family protein, with translation MGAIHREGYLFEVEFSQIAKTAAIHVSKNGQFKDELTFPFEGIEPTQEQIESEIERYLDGE, from the coding sequence ATGGGGGCTATTCATAGAGAAGGTTATTTATTCGAAGTTGAATTTAGTCAAATCGCAAAAACGGCAGCCATTCATGTAAGTAAAAATGGTCAGTTTAAAGATGAGCTTACATTCCCATTTGAGGGTATTGAACCAACTCAAGAACAAATTGAGTCTGAAATAGAGCGATATTTAGATGGTGAATAG
- a CDS encoding YhdB family protein, with the protein MNSVDYDKALFYMNRGEWDNLLILMVRTKDDFLSKKIEQFLHACNFSRDYTVVEQQAYQLLTYVDHALSAVPSSISVSG; encoded by the coding sequence ATGAACTCAGTTGACTATGATAAAGCATTGTTTTACATGAATCGAGGAGAATGGGATAATTTGTTAATATTAATGGTTCGAACAAAAGATGATTTTTTATCCAAAAAAATCGAACAATTTCTGCATGCATGTAATTTCAGCAGGGATTATACAGTTGTTGAACAGCAAGCCTATCAGCTGCTGACATATGTAGATCACGCCTTATCAGCAGTCCCATCCTCAATAAGCGTCTCTGGATAG
- a CDS encoding phospho-sugar mutase, protein MSWKDHYERWIKFDQLEDELKRTLSDNKDNEKWLEDSFYKNLEFGTGGMRGEIGPGTNRMNTYTIRKAAEGLARYIEAHGEEAKKRGVVIAFDCRHKSPEFAIESAKTLGKHGIVTYVFEELRPTPELSFAVRYLNAFSGIVITASHNPPEYNGFKVYGEDGCQLPPAPANEVIAKVNEVENELEIQVEEEATLLEKGLLKRIGEEIDTAYIEKLKTISLNPELFKENNINVIFTPLHGTANKPVRKAWEALGFKNVTVVKEQELPDPNFSTVKSPNPEEHAAFELAIQEGLKTNADLLIGTDPDADRLGIAVKNEKGDYEILTGNQTGGLLLHYLLSEKKKQGILPANGVVLKTIVTSEFGRTIAKDFGLDTIDTLTGFKFIGEKIKEYETSGQYTFQFGYEESYGYLIGDFARDKDAVQAALLAVEVAAFYKKQDKTLNQALLDLFEQYGYYREGLKSLTLKGKEGAEQIQGILATFRNEPPNDMGGKRIVSIEDYQTKVRTIVEEGITEKIELPSSNVLKYFLEDGSWFCIRPSGTEPKVKFYFGVKGTSLQDSQLRLETISNDLMNRINELV, encoded by the coding sequence ATGAGTTGGAAAGACCATTATGAACGTTGGATAAAATTTGATCAATTAGAGGACGAGCTTAAACGGACTTTGAGCGACAATAAAGATAATGAGAAGTGGTTAGAAGATAGTTTCTATAAAAATTTAGAATTTGGTACTGGCGGTATGCGTGGCGAAATTGGCCCAGGTACCAATCGAATGAATACATATACGATTCGTAAAGCTGCTGAAGGATTAGCAAGATACATTGAGGCACATGGGGAAGAAGCTAAAAAACGCGGAGTAGTTATCGCTTTTGATTGCCGCCATAAATCACCTGAATTTGCGATTGAATCTGCGAAGACATTAGGAAAGCATGGAATTGTTACATATGTATTTGAAGAGTTAAGACCAACTCCTGAATTATCATTTGCTGTTCGCTATCTGAATGCGTTTTCGGGAATTGTTATTACAGCAAGTCATAATCCGCCTGAATATAACGGTTTCAAAGTATATGGCGAGGACGGTTGTCAGCTCCCACCTGCACCTGCCAATGAAGTCATCGCTAAAGTTAACGAAGTAGAAAACGAATTGGAAATTCAGGTTGAAGAAGAGGCAACTTTACTCGAAAAAGGGTTATTAAAGCGCATCGGAGAGGAAATTGATACAGCGTATATTGAAAAGTTGAAGACAATCTCACTAAATCCTGAATTGTTTAAAGAAAATAATATTAATGTGATTTTTACACCCCTGCATGGAACAGCGAATAAACCAGTTAGAAAAGCTTGGGAAGCGTTAGGTTTTAAAAACGTAACTGTTGTAAAAGAACAGGAGTTGCCAGATCCTAATTTTTCAACTGTGAAGTCACCTAATCCCGAGGAACATGCTGCGTTTGAACTGGCTATTCAAGAGGGATTAAAAACAAATGCAGATTTATTGATTGGTACTGACCCTGATGCGGACCGCCTTGGAATTGCTGTAAAGAACGAAAAAGGGGATTATGAAATTTTAACAGGGAATCAAACAGGTGGTTTATTACTGCATTACTTATTATCAGAAAAGAAAAAACAAGGTATCCTGCCAGCAAATGGAGTAGTTCTTAAAACGATCGTAACCTCTGAATTTGGCCGGACAATTGCTAAGGATTTTGGATTGGACACCATTGACACGTTGACTGGATTTAAATTTATTGGTGAAAAAATTAAAGAGTATGAGACATCTGGGCAATATACATTCCAGTTTGGATATGAAGAAAGCTATGGTTATTTAATAGGAGATTTTGCGAGAGATAAGGATGCAGTTCAAGCTGCACTGTTAGCAGTGGAAGTAGCTGCTTTTTATAAGAAACAAGATAAAACATTAAATCAAGCACTGTTAGATTTGTTTGAACAATATGGTTATTATCGTGAAGGCTTAAAGTCGTTAACATTAAAAGGTAAAGAAGGCGCTGAACAAATACAAGGAATATTAGCAACATTCCGCAATGAACCTCCTAATGATATGGGTGGTAAGCGCATTGTGAGTATTGAGGATTATCAAACGAAAGTTAGAACAATTGTAGAAGAAGGTATAACAGAGAAGATTGAATTACCAAGCTCAAACGTGTTGAAGTATTTCCTTGAAGATGGATCTTGGTTTTGCATACGTCCGTCTGGGACAGAACCAAAGGTTAAATTTTATTTTGGTGTAAAAGGAACGTCCTTACAAGATAGCCAACTTCGTTTAGAAACGATTAGCAATGATCTAATGAATAGAATTAATGAGCTTGTTTAA
- a CDS encoding bifunctional GNAT family N-acetyltransferase/carbon-nitrogen hydrolase family protein, which produces MSEKIDLTKFEKRMIIRNIIETDIDDILNLQKICFPNMEPWKREHLLSHLEHFPEGQFCVEYDGNIIGSCSSLLINFDEYDDQHTWDDITDEGYITNHNPEGYNMYGIEVMVDPNYRGMKIGRRLYEARKELARLLNLKSIIIGGRIPNYHKHANELSPREYVEEVAHQNIYDPVLTFQIMNGFTLMRINPNYLPDDKASQSYATLMEWNNVDYRARTKRHFKTSYPVRICAIQYMMKKIHSFDEFAQQVEYYTDVAADFGSDFAVFPEIFTTQLMSFLDEKTPSKAIRKLTEFTEEYIKLFTNLAVKYNVNIIGGSHFVEEEGQIYNIAYLFRRDGTIEKQYKIHATPNERKWWGISAGDEIKVFDTDCGKIAIQICYDIEFPELARIATDKGAMIIFTPFCTDDRQGYLRVRYCAQARAIENQVYTVIAGTVGNLSEVENMDIQYAQSGIFTPSDFEFARDGIVGECNANIETVVVGDVDLEILRRQRKNGTVRQLKDRRHDLYEVKYKK; this is translated from the coding sequence ATGTCGGAGAAAATCGATTTAACTAAATTTGAAAAACGAATGATAATCCGCAATATTATCGAGACAGATATTGATGATATATTAAATTTGCAGAAAATATGTTTTCCCAATATGGAACCATGGAAAAGAGAACACTTATTAAGCCATCTCGAACATTTTCCGGAAGGTCAATTTTGTGTTGAGTATGATGGAAACATCATAGGATCGTGCTCAAGTTTATTAATAAATTTTGATGAATACGATGATCAGCATACATGGGATGATATTACAGATGAAGGTTATATTACAAATCATAATCCAGAAGGATATAACATGTATGGCATCGAAGTAATGGTAGACCCAAATTATCGCGGAATGAAAATCGGACGTCGGTTATATGAGGCGCGTAAAGAGCTGGCAAGACTTTTAAACCTAAAAAGTATCATTATTGGGGGACGTATTCCAAATTATCATAAACATGCAAATGAATTATCCCCACGTGAATATGTCGAAGAAGTTGCACATCAGAATATTTATGATCCTGTTCTCACTTTTCAAATTATGAATGGATTTACATTAATGCGGATCAATCCTAATTATTTGCCTGATGATAAAGCGTCACAATCATATGCCACATTGATGGAATGGAATAATGTAGACTATCGTGCAAGAACTAAACGTCACTTTAAAACATCATATCCAGTACGGATTTGTGCTATTCAATACATGATGAAGAAAATTCATTCGTTTGACGAGTTTGCACAACAAGTTGAATATTATACGGATGTTGCAGCAGATTTTGGCTCTGACTTTGCGGTTTTTCCTGAGATTTTCACAACCCAATTAATGTCTTTTCTTGATGAAAAAACACCAAGTAAAGCAATCCGGAAATTAACGGAGTTTACCGAGGAGTACATTAAGCTTTTTACGAACTTAGCTGTTAAATATAATGTCAACATAATTGGCGGGTCTCATTTCGTTGAAGAAGAAGGGCAGATTTATAATATTGCTTACCTGTTCCGTCGCGATGGCACAATCGAAAAGCAATATAAAATCCATGCGACACCAAATGAGCGCAAATGGTGGGGAATTTCTGCCGGTGATGAAATAAAAGTATTTGATACAGACTGCGGTAAGATTGCGATCCAAATATGTTATGACATTGAATTCCCAGAATTAGCTAGAATAGCAACAGACAAAGGTGCAATGATCATTTTTACACCGTTTTGCACGGATGATCGACAAGGATATTTACGTGTTCGTTATTGTGCACAAGCTCGTGCAATTGAAAATCAAGTTTATACAGTTATTGCCGGTACAGTGGGTAATTTATCAGAGGTAGAAAATATGGATATCCAATATGCCCAGTCTGGAATTTTTACTCCATCAGATTTTGAATTTGCTCGTGATGGTATTGTGGGGGAATGCAACGCCAACATCGAAACTGTAGTAGTTGGTGACGTGGATTTAGAAATTTTAAGAAGGCAGCGCAAAAATGGAACTGTGCGTCAGTTAAAAGATCGTCGTCATGATCTTTATGAAGTAAAATATAAAAAATAA
- a CDS encoding DMT family transporter — protein MNWKSPYILLIIATMFWGGNFVIGKGFSETMPPFTLALIRWIFAFIFLYPFARKEFIQNKELWKREWKIIFWMSLTGVAGFNTLVYIAVHYTTSINAILVNSSTPAIIILLSFLFLKEGLQVRHFIGIAVSIIGVLWIVSRGSLETLLSLSINKGEIWMIIAVIIWSIYSIIVKKHNHKFPASGVFLVTILMAIVILLPFSAYEWLTNTSMYFSISGFAGFMYLGGCASVIAFICWNKAVVDLGPGIASPFLNLLPVFGSVFAIAFLGEELTSAQLIGGTIAITGVLITTGLFFKKPLSSRVNQHLGS, from the coding sequence ATGAACTGGAAATCGCCTTATATACTACTAATAATTGCAACAATGTTTTGGGGAGGAAATTTCGTTATCGGTAAAGGATTTTCTGAAACGATGCCACCTTTCACATTAGCACTTATCCGCTGGATCTTTGCTTTTATATTTTTATATCCATTTGCCCGCAAGGAATTTATACAAAATAAAGAATTATGGAAAAGAGAGTGGAAAATAATATTTTGGATGTCACTCACAGGTGTTGCCGGATTTAATACACTTGTCTATATTGCAGTTCACTATACGACGTCCATAAATGCTATACTTGTCAATTCTTCAACACCTGCCATTATTATATTGCTGTCCTTTTTATTTTTAAAAGAAGGCTTACAAGTAAGGCATTTTATAGGAATTGCTGTCTCTATTATTGGTGTTCTTTGGATCGTAAGCCGTGGTTCACTAGAGACTTTATTATCCTTATCCATTAACAAAGGTGAAATTTGGATGATTATCGCTGTAATTATATGGTCCATTTATTCAATTATTGTAAAAAAACATAATCATAAATTTCCTGCTTCCGGTGTCTTTTTAGTGACAATCCTGATGGCAATTGTAATTCTTTTGCCTTTTTCAGCTTATGAATGGTTAACAAATACCTCAATGTATTTTTCTATTTCCGGATTTGCTGGGTTTATGTACCTTGGCGGTTGTGCATCAGTAATTGCTTTCATCTGTTGGAATAAAGCGGTAGTTGATCTTGGTCCAGGAATCGCCTCTCCATTTTTAAACTTACTTCCAGTATTCGGTTCAGTATTTGCAATTGCTTTTCTTGGTGAAGAGCTTACGTCTGCTCAGCTAATTGGTGGCACAATAGCCATAACAGGGGTATTAATAACCACTGGATTATTTTTTAAAAAGCCTTTAAGTAGTAGGGTGAATCAACATTTGGGTTCTTAA
- a CDS encoding glycerophosphodiester phosphodiesterase — protein sequence MVNNQPLIIAHRGASAYAPENTLAAFKLAVEQGSDGIELDVQLSKDGQLMVIHDETITRTTNGTGKVRDLTAAQLQQYDAGKWFNKKYTGERIPLLSEVFNLVPETMFINIEIKNLPHPYEGIEKKLLELVTQYNRIDNVVVSSFDFQSLRTLINLNDKVKIGLLYYQKVFDHVGIAKLFGDRVYSLHPDYRTLNEGDISKIKAAGYEVFPWTVNSIKAMKSLIYNDVSGIITNYPPKMKRLLPKR from the coding sequence GTGGTTAATAACCAGCCTTTAATAATTGCACATCGTGGAGCATCTGCATATGCCCCGGAGAACACATTAGCAGCATTTAAATTAGCTGTAGAGCAGGGGAGTGATGGAATAGAATTAGATGTCCAATTATCGAAGGACGGCCAATTGATGGTCATTCATGATGAAACAATCACTCGGACCACAAATGGAACTGGTAAGGTTAGAGATTTGACTGCAGCACAATTACAGCAATATGATGCGGGTAAATGGTTTAATAAAAAGTATACGGGAGAACGAATACCTTTATTGTCAGAAGTATTTAACCTTGTTCCAGAAACTATGTTCATTAATATAGAAATAAAAAATTTGCCTCATCCTTATGAAGGCATTGAAAAAAAGCTGTTAGAGTTAGTAACACAATATAATAGGATTGACAATGTTGTAGTATCTTCATTTGATTTCCAATCCTTACGCACATTAATAAACTTAAATGACAAGGTCAAGATTGGCTTACTGTACTATCAAAAAGTATTTGACCATGTAGGAATTGCAAAGTTATTTGGGGATAGGGTTTATTCATTACACCCAGATTATCGTACTCTTAATGAAGGAGATATAAGTAAGATCAAAGCTGCTGGCTATGAGGTTTTTCCGTGGACAGTTAATTCAATAAAAGCCATGAAAAGTTTAATTTATAACGATGTTAGTGGCATCATTACCAATTATCCACCGAAAATGAAACGATTACTACCCAAAAGATAG
- a CDS encoding class I SAM-dependent methyltransferase — protein sequence MGREFIGLFDEWAESYDETVDGHNIEYKEVFDGYDQILDTVAASVSGTIVEFGVGTGNLSKLLMEKGNKVIGVEPSKEMRAIAKQKLPNLDIHDGDFLSLPVISEQVDGIVSTYAFHHLTDSEKNIAIKKYSDLLQPGGKIVFADTAYENENAKHAIIEDAEQKGYNNLVHDLNTEYYTFLDVLDKLFTQNRFSVSFKQLNKFVWLIEATKQ from the coding sequence ATGGGACGTGAATTTATCGGTTTATTTGATGAGTGGGCAGAAAGCTATGACGAAACAGTAGATGGACATAACATTGAATACAAAGAAGTCTTTGACGGGTATGATCAGATACTTGATACTGTTGCTGCTAGTGTAAGTGGCACTATTGTTGAATTTGGAGTTGGGACAGGTAACCTTTCAAAACTATTAATGGAAAAAGGTAATAAAGTGATTGGTGTAGAACCATCTAAAGAGATGCGTGCCATTGCTAAGCAAAAACTACCGAACTTAGATATTCACGATGGTGACTTCCTTAGCTTACCTGTAATTTCCGAACAAGTAGATGGAATTGTTAGCACCTATGCTTTTCATCATTTAACAGATTCAGAAAAAAATATTGCTATTAAAAAATATAGTGACTTACTACAGCCAGGTGGTAAAATAGTTTTTGCAGATACTGCATATGAAAATGAAAATGCAAAACATGCTATAATAGAAGATGCTGAACAAAAAGGATATAATAATTTAGTTCATGATTTAAATACTGAGTATTACACATTCCTAGATGTTCTCGACAAATTATTCACTCAGAACAGATTCTCTGTATCATTCAAACAATTAAATAAGTTTGTTTGGCTTATAGAGGCGACAAAACAATAA